A genomic segment from Nicotiana sylvestris chromosome 1, ASM39365v2, whole genome shotgun sequence encodes:
- the LOC104211551 gene encoding GDSL esterase/lipase At5g55050-like, translated as MEKICHFSLLIVLSLSTFGPNLVNADAQRPAPPPIFILGDSTADVGTNSYIPDCHATANFPHNGIDFVHSRPTGRFSNGLNSADHLARLFGYNSSPPPFLFLHSLKYGLQLGIYRGVNFASGGSGLLEETGLQLNVLNLPQQINQFVTVRKNLTAALGHESTKALLARSLFCISTGSNDIFVYFKTRSTMPKEEFINLLMEAYENHIKTLYSLGARKFGIISVPPVGCCPANRLLNATKCFEPMNDFARCFHSALDKLMCNLSSELHGMKYALGDTYKMTIDVIDNPRPFNFSNVDTACCGHGTLNAEGICNPTANLCSDRRKFIFWDLFHPTQAAAQLAANTLYGGPTQYVSPINFAQLAAEN; from the exons ATGGAAAAGATATGTCATTTCTCTCTTCTTATTGTCCTGAGTCTATCTACATTCGGCCCCAACTTAGTCAATGCTGATGCACAGCGGCCAGCGCCACCGCCTATTTTCATACTAGGGGATTCAACAGCAGATGTTGGAACTAATTCTTACATCCCTGACTGCCATGCAACAGCTAACTTTCCTCATAATGGCATTGATTTTGTCCACTCAAGGCCAACTGGAAGATTCAGCAATGGCCTAAACAGTGCTGATCATCTTG CAAGGCTTTTCGGATACAATAGCAGCCCGCCCCCTTTTCTATTTCTTCACAGCCTGAAATACGGTCTTCAGTTGGGAATATATCGAGGTGTAAACTTCGCCTCAGGAGGTTCTGGTCTCCTCGAGGAGACTGGTTTACAGCTG AATGTCCTGAACTTGCCACAGCAGATAAACCAATTTGTCACTGTACGCAAGAATCTGACTGCTGCACTTGGTCATGAATCAACAAAAGCATTGCTCGCGAGATCTTTATTCTGCATCAGTACCGGAAGCAATGACATTTTTGTTTATTTCAAGACCAGAAGTACAATGCCTAAAGAAGAGTTTATCAACCTTCTCATGGAAGCGTACGAGAACCACATAAAG ACTTTGTACAGCCTCGGAGCACGCAAGTTTGGCATCATAAGCGTGCCACCAGTTGGTTGTTGTCCAGCCAACAGACTTTTGAACGCAACAAAGTGTTTCGAGCCTATGAATGATTTTGCCCGATGTTTCCATTCAGCTCTTGACAAGTTAATGTGCAACCTAAGCTCAGAGCTGCACGGGATGAAGTATGCGCTAGGGGACACATACAAAATGACCATAGACGTTATAGATAATCCACGTCCCTTCA ACTTCTCAAATGTGGACACAGCCTGCTGTGGACATGGAACACTAAACGCCGAAGGAATTTGTAATCCAACAGCTAATCTTTGTTCAGATCGCAGAAAGTTTATATTCTGGGATTTGTTCCACCCAACACAAGCTGCTGCACAGTTGGCGGCTAATACACTGTATGGTGGTCCAACACAATATGTTTCTCCAATTAATTTTGCTCAGCTGGCTGCAGAAAATTAG
- the LOC104211550 gene encoding L-ascorbate oxidase homolog, with protein MRLLSGENGRRWCYFALVALYLEICIVVAEDPYRYFDWRISYGDIYPLGVRQQGILINGQFPGPDIYSVTNDNLIINVHNDLPDPFLLTWNGLQQRKNSFEDGVYGTTCPIPPGKNFTYIMQVKDQIGSFFYFPSLKFHKAAGGFGGIRILSRPRIPVPFPEPAGDFTLLIGDWYKTDHKILQTILNHGKMLKFPDGIQINGLGPDGAKFTVEPGKTYRLRISNVGLQNTLNFRIQGHQMKLVEVEGTHTIQTTLSSLDVHVGQSYSVLVTADQPAQDYYIAVSSRFTTQILNSTAILHYSNSKKPVSGPPPPGPTTDISWSLNQARSIRTNLTASGPRPNPQGSYHYGQINVTRTIRLANSAGLVDRKQRYAVNGVSFIPADTPLKLADYYNIKGVFEVGSIPDQPTGRHIHLDTAVMGADYRAFVEIVFENRENIMQSWHLDGYSFFVVGMDGGRWSPASKKQYNLIDAVSRCTTQVYPRSWTAIYIPLDNVGMWNLRTQFWARQYLGQQFYLRVYTPVQSFRDEYPIPKNALHCGRARGRAIRAL; from the exons ATGAGGTTGCTATCAggggaaaatggtagaaggtggTGCTATTTTGCCTTAGTGGCTCTCTACTTGGAGATTTGTATAGTAGTTGCTGAAGATCCATATAGATACTTCGACTGGAGAATCAGCTATGGCGATATATATCCTCTTGGTGTCCGCCAACAG GGAATTCTGATAAATGGACAATTTCCGGGTCCTGATATATACAGCGTTACCAATGACAACCTTATCATCAACGTCCATAATGATTTGCCTGACCCATTTCTTCTCACCTG GAATGGGCTCCAACAAAGGAAAAATTCGTTTGAAGATGGTGTATATGGAACAACATGTCCCATCCCTCCTGGAAAAAATTTCACATACATAATGCAAGTGAAAGATCAAATAGGAAGTTTCTTCTATTTTCCATCTCTTAAATTCCATAAAGCCGCTGGTGGATTTGGAGGAATTAGGATTCTCAGTAGGCCAAGAATTCCAGTCCCTTTCCCTGAACCTGCTGGAGATTTCACCCTTCTTATTGGAGATTGGTACAAAACTGATCACAAG ATATTACAAACAATTTTAAACCATGGAAAGATGCTTAAATTCCCTGATGGCATTCAAATCAATGGTCTTGGTCCTGATGGTGCAAAATTCACTGTTGAACCAG GAAAAACATACAGGTTAAGAATATCCAACGTGGGACTTCAAAATACACTTAACTTTAGAATTCAGGGACACCAGATGAAGTTGGTTGAAGTTGAGGGAACTCATACAATACAAACTACATTGTCTTCTCTTGATGTGCATGTTGGTCAGTCCTACTCAGTATTGGTCACTGCAGATCAGCCTGCTCAAGACTACTACATTGCTGTTTCCAGCCGCTTCACCACTCAAATTCTTAATTCCACAGCCATTCTTCATTACAGCAACTCTAAAAAGCCGGTTTCTGGACCACCTCCTCCAGGGCCGACCACTGACATCTCTTGGTCCCTGAATCAGGCTCGTTCTATTAG GACTAATCTTACAGCCAGTGGACCAAGACCAAACCCACAAGGCTCCTACCATTATGGTCAAATAAATGTCACTAGAACAATAAGACTAGCAAATTCTGCTGGCTTAGTTGATAGAAAACAGAGATATGCAGTTAATGGTGTGTCCTTCATCCCTGCCGATACGCCGCTTAAGCTAGCAGACTATTATAATATCAAAGGAGTATTCGAAGTAGGAAGCATCCCTGATCAGCCTACAGGTCGACACATACACCTTGACACAGCAGTTATGGGAGCAGACTACAGAGCATTTGTGGAGATTGTTTTTGAGAACAGAGAGAACATTATGCAAAGCTGGCATCTTGATGGTTACTCTTTCTTTGTCGTCGG AATGGATGGTGGTAGATGGAGTCCTGCAAGTAAAAAACAGTACAACCTTATAGACGCAGTTTCACGCTGTACCACGCAG GTTTATCCAAGATCATGGACTGCAATATATATACCCCTGGATAATGTAGGAATGTGGAACCTGAGGACTCAATTCTGGGCAAGGCAATACCTCGGGCAACAATTTTATTTGCGAGTATATACACCAGTTCAATCGTTCCGCGACGAATATCCTATCCCAAAGAATGCTTTGCACTGTGGCAGGGCCAGGGGTAGAGCCATAAGAGCATTATAG